In Canis lupus dingo isolate Sandy chromosome 27, ASM325472v2, whole genome shotgun sequence, one genomic interval encodes:
- the BCL2L13 gene encoding bcl-2-like protein 13 isoform X8, producing MDPEEVKSLDSNGAGEKSENNSSNSDIVHVEKEEIPEGVEEAAVASVVLPAKELREALPEAPAPLLPHITATSFLEMREPDTEEMTVEKVSPATTLLVELGEEENLMKTKAATVESVQLEEEVIPVLEPSETLLSEEEIHVRREGLREVPSPAGEEKAIPLFEGKSILLFGGAAAIAILAVAVGVALALRKK from the coding sequence ATGGATCCTGAAGAAGTCAAAAGCTTAGATAGCAACGGGGCTGGAGAGAAAAGTGAGAACAACTCTTCTAATTCTGACATTGTTcatgtggagaaagaagaaattcctGAAGGTGTGGAGGAGGCTGCTGTGGCATCTGTTGTCTTGCCAGCCAAGGAGCTGCGGGAGGCACTCCCCGAAGCACCAGCTCCCTTGCTTCCGCATATCACTGCCACTTCCTTTCTGGAGAtgagggagcctgacacagaagaGATGACAGTGGAGAAAGTCAGCCCTGCTACAACTTTGTTGGTGGAACTTGGTGAAGAAGAGAACTTGATGAAGACAAAAGCAGCAACGGTTGAATCTGTTCAACTGGAAGAGGAAGTGATCCCCGTGCTGGAACCCTCAGAAACACTGCTGAGTGAAGAGGAGATACATGTGAGGAGAGAGGGTCTTCGGGAAGTCCCCTCCCCTGCTGGAGAAGAGAAGGCCATCCCACTGTTTGAGGGCAAGTCTATACTGCTGTTTGGAGGGGCCGCTGCCATTGCCATCCTGGCAGTGGCAGTTGGAGTAGCACTGGCTCTAAGAAAGAAATAg
- the BCL2L13 gene encoding bcl-2-like protein 13 isoform X6, with translation MQQSTSFNKVAGACPRVCNIHLQLIQVHFQITLCCFMSNGTVFNLESEDEEYPGVIAEDSNDIYILPSDNSGQVSPPESPTVTTSWQSESLPVSLSASQSWHTESLPVSLGPESWQQIAMDPEEVKSLDSNGAGEKSENNSSNSDIVHVEKEEIPEGVEEAAVASVVLPAKELREALPEAPAPLLPHITATSFLEMREPDTEEMTVEKVSPATTLLVELGEEENLMKTKAATVESVQLEEEVIPVLEPSETLLSEEEIHVRREGLREVPSPAGEEKAIPLFEGKSILLFGGAAAIAILAVAVGVALALRKK, from the exons tgCTTGCCCCagagtttgcaatatacatttacaactaatccaagttcactttcaaataacactgtGCTGCTTCATGAGTAAT gGCACTGTCTTTAACCTTGAGTCAGAGGACGAAGAATATCCTGGAGTCATTGCAGAGGATAGCAACGACATTTATATCCTGCCCAGTGACAACTCTGGACAAGTCAGTCCCCCAGAGTCTCCTACTGTGACCACTTCTTGGCAGTCGGAGAGCTTACCTGTTTCACTGTCTGCCAGCCAGAGTTGGCATACAGAAAGCCTCCCTGTGTCCCTAGGTCCTGAGTCCTGGCAGCAGATTGCAATGGATCCTGAAGAAGTCAAAAGCTTAGATAGCAACGGGGCTGGAGAGAAAAGTGAGAACAACTCTTCTAATTCTGACATTGTTcatgtggagaaagaagaaattcctGAAGGTGTGGAGGAGGCTGCTGTGGCATCTGTTGTCTTGCCAGCCAAGGAGCTGCGGGAGGCACTCCCCGAAGCACCAGCTCCCTTGCTTCCGCATATCACTGCCACTTCCTTTCTGGAGAtgagggagcctgacacagaagaGATGACAGTGGAGAAAGTCAGCCCTGCTACAACTTTGTTGGTGGAACTTGGTGAAGAAGAGAACTTGATGAAGACAAAAGCAGCAACGGTTGAATCTGTTCAACTGGAAGAGGAAGTGATCCCCGTGCTGGAACCCTCAGAAACACTGCTGAGTGAAGAGGAGATACATGTGAGGAGAGAGGGTCTTCGGGAAGTCCCCTCCCCTGCTGGAGAAGAGAAGGCCATCCCACTGTTTGAGGGCAAGTCTATACTGCTGTTTGGAGGGGCCGCTGCCATTGCCATCCTGGCAGTGGCAGTTGGAGTAGCACTGGCTCTAAGAAAGAAATAg